One Candidatus Hydrogenedentota bacterium DNA segment encodes these proteins:
- a CDS encoding arabinose isomerase has product MKAGIFSIGLDTYWAQFDGLLDNLNGYHREIRDRIAQMGVEMVDAGMVDNPEKARHAAALFKREDAEIIFLFISTYALSSTVLPVVQKTKAPVVMLNLQPVAQLDYEAFNALGDRGKMTGVWLEHCQSCSAPELACALGRAGVDYHLVTGYLHEEQAWQEIQDWVDAAKTAAGMRENRVGILGHYYCGMLDVYTDLTQQSAVFGNHFEILEMCEVFELRQSVTDKEIAAKVAEFNKEFDVSSECEQAELERAAKTA; this is encoded by the coding sequence ATGAAGGCAGGAATCTTCTCCATCGGGCTGGATACCTACTGGGCACAGTTCGACGGACTACTCGATAACCTAAACGGATATCATCGAGAAATCCGCGACCGCATCGCGCAAATGGGTGTTGAAATGGTCGACGCCGGCATGGTCGACAACCCCGAAAAGGCTCGCCACGCGGCGGCATTGTTCAAGCGTGAAGATGCGGAGATCATCTTCCTTTTCATCTCCACCTACGCGCTCTCGTCGACCGTCCTGCCGGTGGTGCAGAAGACCAAAGCGCCCGTGGTGATGCTCAACCTTCAGCCGGTGGCCCAACTCGACTACGAGGCATTCAACGCGCTGGGCGATCGCGGGAAAATGACGGGCGTCTGGCTCGAACACTGCCAGTCCTGCTCGGCGCCGGAGTTGGCCTGCGCTCTCGGACGCGCGGGTGTCGATTATCACCTCGTGACAGGCTATCTCCACGAGGAACAAGCTTGGCAGGAAATCCAGGACTGGGTTGACGCCGCAAAGACTGCCGCCGGGATGCGCGAGAATCGCGTGGGCATTCTTGGACACTATTACTGCGGCATGCTTGACGTCTACACCGACCTTACCCAGCAATCAGCCGTGTTCGGCAACCACTTCGAGATTCTGGAAATGTGCGAAGTGTTTGAACTGCGCCAATCGGTTACGGACAAAGAAATTGCCGCCAAGGTGGCCGAATTCAACAAAGAATTCGATGTCTCCAGCGAGTGCGAACAGGCGGAACTTGAGCGCGCCGCCAAGACAGCGG
- a CDS encoding FAD-binding oxidoreductase, which produces MGKSVIQSAKQRLSGWGRCPVEECNVFRPEKRRDIDELLSEGGPTEYIARGLGRSYGDAAINGGGSVISMVRLNRMLGWDAERGIVECEGGVSLEELINTFLPRGWFLPVTPGTKFVTVGGAIAHDVHGKNHHGEGSFSRYVLDLELVTPTGDVLTCSPDRNPDAFWATVGGAGLTGLILSARIQLIPVETAYCRVDYHRCENIETLLTAIRETDQQYKYSVAWVDCLAKGKSLGRSVLMLGEHLPLKELPPSIRGPFKVKRKLQPNVPIDFPSLMLNPMSIWAFNTVFYAAHPSAPGKIIDYDTYFYPLDAIHNWNRIYGKRGFTQYQATFPLDATAGLVHLLEKLSKSSRASFLAVLKRMGPASRGLLSYPFEGYTLTLDIPMKASLVPFLHECDEMVMKHGGRLYLAKDVCTKPEVFAAMYPLLKVFKEVKGKLDPEGRLSSDQARRLRIVEPRKADAT; this is translated from the coding sequence ATGGGGAAATCGGTGATTCAATCGGCCAAACAACGCTTATCCGGGTGGGGGCGATGCCCGGTGGAAGAGTGCAACGTCTTTCGCCCCGAGAAGCGGCGCGATATTGACGAGCTGCTCTCGGAAGGGGGGCCCACCGAATACATCGCGCGGGGGCTGGGCCGTAGCTACGGCGACGCGGCGATTAACGGGGGCGGAAGCGTCATTTCGATGGTGCGCCTCAATCGCATGCTGGGCTGGGACGCCGAACGCGGCATTGTCGAGTGCGAAGGCGGCGTCAGCCTCGAGGAACTCATCAACACCTTCCTTCCGCGCGGGTGGTTTCTGCCGGTCACCCCGGGGACCAAGTTCGTGACCGTTGGCGGGGCGATTGCCCACGACGTGCATGGCAAGAATCATCATGGCGAGGGGTCATTCAGCAGGTACGTGTTGGATTTGGAGCTGGTGACGCCGACCGGTGACGTCTTGACTTGTTCTCCGGACCGCAACCCGGACGCATTCTGGGCGACCGTGGGCGGCGCAGGCCTTACCGGACTTATCCTTAGTGCTCGCATACAGTTAATACCGGTGGAGACGGCCTATTGCCGGGTCGATTACCACCGTTGCGAGAACATCGAAACCTTGTTGACGGCCATCCGGGAAACGGACCAGCAGTACAAGTATTCCGTGGCTTGGGTGGACTGCCTCGCGAAGGGGAAAAGCCTTGGGCGGTCGGTACTTATGCTGGGAGAGCATCTTCCGCTGAAGGAATTGCCGCCGTCCATCCGAGGCCCGTTCAAGGTGAAGCGCAAGCTCCAGCCCAACGTGCCCATCGATTTCCCGTCGCTGATGCTCAATCCGATGAGTATCTGGGCCTTCAATACGGTGTTTTACGCGGCGCATCCGTCTGCGCCGGGGAAGATCATCGATTACGACACGTATTTCTATCCCTTGGATGCTATCCATAACTGGAACCGCATTTATGGCAAGCGCGGGTTTACGCAGTACCAGGCGACATTCCCGCTCGACGCGACCGCCGGACTGGTTCACCTTCTGGAGAAGTTGAGCAAGTCGTCGCGCGCGTCCTTCCTGGCGGTGCTCAAACGGATGGGTCCCGCGAGCCGGGGCTTGCTGTCGTATCCATTTGAGGGATATACGCTTACACTGGATATCCCGATGAAAGCCAGCCTCGTTCCGTTCCTGCACGAATGCGACGAGATGGTCATGAAACACGGCGGGCGGCTGTATCTCGCGAAAGACGTGTGCACCAAGCCTGAAGTGTTCGCCGCGATGTACCCCTTGCTCAAGGTCTTCAAAGAGGTCAAAGGGAAGCTCGATCCCGAGGGCAGGCTTTCGTCCGACCAGGCACGGCGTCTGCGCATCGTGGAACCGAGGAAGGCGGACGCGACATGA